From a region of the Anaeromyxobacter sp. genome:
- a CDS encoding DUF3683 domain-containing protein, translating into MTARTTPLREIPFNYTSADDRQAVTFLLGPEVWAKLEELRSRRVTGRSARLLSRFFGELLVHRRNPFLLQELVDSPQRRRRLLENTGKDLAVVERNAGGEPRVLEILEACRGLLQRFTAEVEGLGELRRRLGRELGAVVGPENVLFDPFSLVSHATDATDWRLHLPVAVVMPGEERQVAPLLAAIARLGLKAVPRGAGTGLTGGAVPLRPDCVVVNTEKLNRVRGLTSREVTLWDGRRGTAQVVELEAGVITERAMEFAAERKLVFATDPTSAWACTIGGNIAENAGGKDCVLWGTCIDNLLSWRMAMPSGRRWTVRRVDHQLRKILPEDTVTFEVVDEDGAPRQRIALSGGEIRKKGLWKDITNKALGGVPGLQKEGTDGVITSAEFILYPEYEAQRTLCLEFFGPDMEEASQVIVQLSRAFPFPNAGEEALMALEHFDDEYVRAIGYKVKAPRAETPKAVLLIDVVGHAPAQVARGVATIRRILEPHPNTLLFEARDAAEGKRFWTDRKKLGAIARRTNAFKMNEDVVLPLTALAEFAAFLDGLNVEEERYAQGRFVTRAGELLRAVTGQRDDPEWLLAKIPAALARLEQAAQALRGADARALRGQVVLSELRHDLAELVRGYAKLGAELDRAHKEVRDRLVVLATHMHAGDGNVHVNVPVLSNDRPMLDRTEHVIDVVMAKVMALGGVVSGEHGIGVTKLKYLSADRVEALRAHRREVDPRGLMNPGKLDDLDVLDRVYTPSFNLLELEARILQHGQLEELARAIAHCVRCGKCKPDCCVFHPARGLFMHPRNKNLAIGSLIEALLYDAQRARSTRFELLRWLEEVADHCTICHKCLKPCPVDIDTGEVSILERQILSSWGYKRTRGATEATLGYLDSRSPAYNKLFRATVVQLGGAVQRAGCALLKPFQPADRPSDFYPLQLLRAPVPPVPSETLRDVLPACEADQVLVLEPEGEPRSTVFYFPGCGSERLHSTVSMAALHVLLATGARVVLPPPYLCCGFPARVNAKEELHSRQVLRDTILFSQIREMFSYLEFDACVVTCGTCREGLETMGAERLFGDRVVDVAGYAAEQGLTVPGGGDYLYHAPCHDSLDGKAGAVLGRLGGFGSVVAVPHCCSEAGTLSLSRPDITEKMLHRKQDAFGEALHEHPGRSVVLTNCPSCVQGLGRSRGLGVEARHIAVALAEKLSGAGWLDRFRAEAARAHAVHF; encoded by the coding sequence ATGACCGCCCGAACCACCCCGCTGCGCGAGATCCCCTTCAACTACACCTCGGCCGACGACCGCCAGGCCGTCACCTTCCTGCTGGGCCCGGAGGTCTGGGCCAAGCTGGAGGAGCTGCGCAGCCGGCGCGTCACCGGCCGCTCCGCCCGCCTGCTCTCGCGCTTCTTCGGCGAGCTGCTGGTGCACCGGCGCAACCCGTTCCTGCTGCAGGAGCTGGTGGACTCGCCGCAGCGGCGGCGCCGCCTGCTGGAGAACACCGGCAAGGACCTGGCGGTGGTGGAGCGCAACGCCGGCGGCGAGCCGCGGGTGCTGGAGATCCTGGAGGCCTGCCGCGGGCTGCTGCAGCGGTTCACCGCCGAGGTGGAGGGCCTGGGCGAGCTGCGCCGGCGGCTGGGGCGCGAGCTGGGCGCGGTGGTGGGCCCGGAGAACGTCCTCTTCGACCCCTTCAGCCTGGTGTCGCACGCCACCGACGCCACCGACTGGCGCCTCCACCTGCCGGTGGCGGTGGTCATGCCGGGCGAGGAGCGCCAGGTGGCTCCGCTGCTGGCGGCCATCGCCAGGCTGGGGCTCAAGGCGGTGCCCCGCGGCGCCGGCACCGGCCTCACCGGCGGCGCCGTGCCGCTCCGGCCCGACTGCGTGGTGGTCAACACCGAGAAGCTCAACCGGGTCCGCGGGCTCACCAGCCGCGAGGTGACGCTGTGGGACGGGCGCCGCGGCACCGCCCAGGTGGTGGAGCTGGAGGCCGGCGTCATCACCGAGCGCGCCATGGAGTTCGCCGCCGAGCGCAAGCTGGTCTTCGCCACCGACCCCACCAGCGCCTGGGCCTGCACCATCGGCGGCAACATCGCCGAGAACGCCGGCGGCAAGGACTGCGTGCTGTGGGGCACCTGCATCGACAACCTGCTCTCCTGGCGCATGGCCATGCCCTCGGGCCGGCGCTGGACGGTGCGCCGGGTCGACCACCAGCTCCGCAAGATCCTGCCCGAGGACACGGTCACCTTCGAGGTGGTGGACGAGGACGGCGCGCCGCGCCAGCGCATCGCCCTCTCCGGCGGCGAGATCCGCAAGAAGGGGCTGTGGAAGGACATCACCAACAAGGCCCTGGGCGGCGTGCCGGGCCTGCAGAAGGAGGGCACCGACGGGGTCATCACCTCGGCCGAGTTCATCCTCTACCCGGAGTACGAGGCGCAGCGCACCCTGTGCCTGGAGTTCTTCGGCCCCGACATGGAGGAGGCCTCCCAGGTCATCGTCCAGCTCTCGCGCGCCTTCCCCTTCCCCAACGCCGGGGAGGAGGCGCTCATGGCGCTGGAGCACTTCGACGACGAGTACGTCCGCGCCATCGGGTACAAGGTCAAGGCGCCGCGCGCCGAGACGCCCAAGGCGGTGCTGCTCATCGACGTGGTGGGCCACGCGCCCGCGCAGGTGGCCCGCGGCGTGGCCACCATCCGCCGCATCCTGGAGCCGCACCCCAACACCCTGCTCTTCGAGGCCCGCGACGCCGCCGAGGGGAAGCGGTTCTGGACCGACCGCAAGAAGCTGGGCGCCATCGCCCGGCGCACCAACGCCTTCAAGATGAACGAGGACGTGGTGCTGCCGCTGACCGCCCTGGCCGAGTTCGCCGCCTTCCTGGACGGGCTCAACGTGGAGGAGGAGCGCTACGCCCAGGGGCGCTTCGTCACCCGGGCCGGCGAGCTGCTGCGGGCCGTGACCGGCCAGCGCGACGACCCGGAGTGGCTGCTGGCCAAGATCCCGGCCGCGCTGGCGCGGCTGGAGCAGGCCGCCCAGGCCCTGCGGGGCGCCGACGCCAGGGCCCTGCGCGGCCAGGTGGTCCTCTCCGAGCTGCGCCACGACCTGGCCGAGCTGGTGCGCGGCTACGCCAAGCTGGGGGCCGAGCTGGACCGGGCCCACAAGGAGGTGCGCGACCGGCTGGTGGTGCTGGCCACCCACATGCACGCCGGCGACGGCAACGTGCACGTCAACGTGCCGGTGCTCTCCAACGACCGGCCCATGCTGGACCGCACCGAGCACGTCATCGACGTGGTGATGGCCAAGGTGATGGCGCTGGGCGGCGTGGTCTCGGGCGAGCACGGCATCGGCGTCACCAAGCTCAAGTACCTCTCGGCCGACCGCGTCGAGGCGCTGCGGGCCCACCGCCGCGAGGTGGACCCGCGCGGCCTGATGAACCCGGGCAAGCTGGACGACCTGGACGTGCTGGATCGCGTCTACACCCCGTCCTTCAACCTGCTGGAGCTGGAGGCGCGCATCCTGCAGCACGGCCAGCTCGAGGAGCTGGCCAGGGCCATCGCCCACTGCGTCCGCTGCGGCAAGTGCAAGCCGGACTGCTGCGTCTTCCACCCGGCGCGCGGCCTCTTCATGCACCCGCGCAACAAGAACCTGGCCATCGGCTCGCTCATCGAGGCGCTGCTCTACGACGCGCAGCGGGCCCGCTCCACCCGCTTCGAGCTGCTGCGCTGGCTGGAGGAGGTGGCCGACCACTGCACCATCTGCCACAAGTGCCTCAAGCCCTGCCCGGTGGACATCGACACCGGCGAGGTCTCCATCCTGGAGCGGCAGATCCTCTCGAGCTGGGGCTACAAGCGGACCCGCGGGGCCACCGAGGCCACCCTGGGCTACCTGGACAGCCGCTCGCCCGCCTACAACAAGCTCTTCCGCGCCACCGTGGTGCAGCTGGGCGGCGCGGTGCAGCGGGCCGGCTGCGCCCTGCTCAAGCCCTTCCAGCCGGCCGACCGCCCCTCCGACTTCTACCCGCTGCAGCTGCTGCGGGCGCCGGTGCCGCCGGTGCCCTCCGAGACCCTGCGCGACGTGCTGCCGGCCTGCGAGGCCGACCAGGTGCTGGTGCTGGAGCCGGAGGGCGAGCCCCGCTCCACCGTCTTCTACTTCCCCGGCTGCGGCTCGGAGCGGCTCCACTCCACCGTCTCGATGGCGGCGCTGCACGTCCTGCTGGCCACCGGCGCCCGGGTGGTGCTGCCGCCGCCCTACCTGTGCTGCGGCTTCCCGGCCCGCGTCAACGCCAAGGAGGAGCTGCACTCGCGGCAGGTGCTGCGCGACACCATCCTCTTCAGCCAGATCCGCGAGATGTTCTCCTACCTGGAGTTCGACGCCTGCGTGGTCACCTGCGGCACCTGCCGCGAGGGGCTGGAGACCATGGGGGCGGAGCGGCTCTTCGGCGACCGGGTGGTGGACGTGGCCGGCTACGCCGCCGAGCAGGGCCTGACCGTCCCGGGCGGCGGCGACTACCTGTACCACGCGCCCTGCCACGACTCGCTGGACGGCAAGGCGGGCGCGGTGCTGGGCCGGCTGGGCGGGTTCGGCAGCGTGGTGGCGGTGCCGCACTGCTGCTCCGAGGCCGGCACGCTGTCGCTGTCGCGGCCGGACATCACCGAGAAGATGCTGCACCGCAAGCAGGACGCCTTCGGCGAGGCGTTGCACGAGCACCCCGGCCGGTCGGTGGTGCTGACCAACTGCCCCTCCTGCGTGCAGGGCCTGGGGCGCAGCCGCGGCCTGGGGGTGGAGGCCCGCCACATCGCGGTGGCGCTGGCCGAGAAGCTCTCCGGCGCGGGCTGGCTGGACCGCTTCCGCGCCGAGGCGGCGCGGGCGCACGCCGTCCACTTCTAG
- a CDS encoding DUF2339 domain-containing protein yields the protein MDEGFLMALAGAYLVAPVALTVALALQARKRRALEEQVRGLAWKVEGLERRASATATSTPTSTSTSTPTSTSTPTSTSTPTSTPTPALAPPLPSGERAGVRGPPAEGEVVLPTTLPPELPPPLPPLPPPAAPTRPFDWEALVGVRLFSWVAGVALLVAAVSFLRWSIENGWLGPAVRAAIGAMVGTGLVAGAETRRARRYLPTAQALAGAGVAILFATVFAAHALWDLLPAAAAFALLTLVTAVAVAYAVRREALVVALLGLVGGFATPILLSTGQDRPVGLFSYLLVLNLGLAWVAHQRRWPLLGALSLGLTALYQLGWVAERLGPHNLLVGVVIFLVFPAFGFLSLALASRSGQPAAPVSRWAAALGAVPALLFLLRAATEPALLARWPLVLAFALLLCAGLLVVAALQGPEWLHLAGAGGALAAILAVLWELENWGHWGRNASAPAAWPGLLLPVLALAAVVLAGPRLLAARGRALRAEGRLGAYAAPLLLVALAFLAWSHRQPDGGPPLLLVAAVLAIVAGCAAVAAADLDGRLLLATGLLAPWAGLGAAGWNGLETQAPPLTGLLAGVGLGAIGLAAVLLAQRRVREVGPWLTAGAAALLVGAQLDVTFGWDRLDGAGAAPFIAVHLLLVGGLQAVAARTGRHAVAVTAAVSSFLAAALAHAQARGAGAALALAAALWLLQVAVPWWELRRGATSRVLLWAPAAASALFLLLFRQHLHDLDLAWLVGPVALIQALALVPHLLVLLRTPGALEAERSRIVVVAGAILALVTAAIPLQLEKEWITLGLALLATALAWLHGRVPHRGLLLWILGLAVAVGVRLGLNLEVLQYHPRSGTPVWNFWLLAYGVPALAMLAAARLLRGQDDRLRPDLPRLAPLLTGLGGLLLFLLLNLEIADAFSEGSQVVLRLRGSLAYDLALTIGWACFAIALLAAGVALGSRATRVASIALLAVTVVKGFLLDLGSLSGLYRVASFVGLAVSLALVAVVLQKFVLGDRGGKA from the coding sequence ATGGACGAGGGGTTCCTCATGGCGCTGGCCGGGGCCTACCTGGTGGCGCCCGTGGCGCTGACGGTGGCGCTGGCGCTGCAGGCCCGCAAGCGGCGCGCGCTGGAGGAGCAGGTCAGGGGCCTGGCCTGGAAGGTGGAAGGGCTGGAGCGGAGGGCGTCCGCGACTGCGACCTCGACCCCGACCTCGACCTCGACCTCGACCCCGACCTCGACCTCGACCCCGACCTCGACCTCGACCCCGACCTCGACCCCGACCCCGGCCTTGGCGCCCCCTCTCCCCTCCGGGGAGAGGGCCGGGGTGAGGGGTCCTCCCGCCGAAGGGGAGGTCGTCCTCCCCACCACCCTCCCCCCCGAGCTCCCGCCACCGCTTCCCCCGCTCCCGCCCCCTGCGGCCCCGACCAGGCCCTTCGACTGGGAGGCCCTGGTCGGCGTGCGGCTCTTCTCCTGGGTGGCCGGCGTGGCGCTGCTGGTGGCGGCCGTCTCCTTCCTGCGCTGGTCCATCGAGAACGGCTGGCTCGGCCCGGCGGTGCGCGCCGCCATCGGGGCGATGGTCGGCACCGGGCTCGTCGCCGGGGCCGAGACCAGGCGGGCCCGACGCTACCTGCCCACGGCGCAGGCGCTGGCCGGGGCCGGGGTGGCCATCCTCTTCGCCACCGTCTTCGCCGCCCACGCGCTGTGGGACCTCCTCCCCGCCGCCGCGGCCTTCGCGCTGCTCACGCTGGTCACCGCCGTGGCGGTGGCCTACGCGGTGCGGCGCGAGGCGCTGGTGGTGGCGCTGCTCGGGCTGGTGGGCGGCTTCGCCACCCCCATCCTCCTCTCCACCGGGCAGGACCGGCCGGTGGGGCTCTTCTCCTACCTGCTGGTGCTCAACCTCGGGCTGGCCTGGGTGGCCCACCAGCGGCGCTGGCCGCTCCTGGGGGCGCTCTCGCTGGGCTTGACCGCGCTCTACCAGCTCGGCTGGGTGGCGGAGCGGCTCGGGCCCCACAACCTCCTGGTGGGGGTGGTGATCTTCCTGGTCTTCCCGGCCTTCGGCTTCCTCTCGCTGGCGCTCGCCTCGCGGAGCGGCCAGCCGGCGGCGCCGGTCTCCCGCTGGGCGGCCGCGCTGGGCGCCGTGCCGGCCCTCCTCTTCCTGCTGCGGGCCGCCACCGAGCCGGCGCTGCTGGCCCGCTGGCCGCTGGTCCTCGCCTTCGCCCTGCTGCTCTGCGCCGGGCTGCTGGTGGTGGCGGCGCTGCAGGGGCCGGAGTGGCTCCACCTGGCCGGCGCCGGCGGCGCGCTGGCGGCCATCCTGGCCGTGCTGTGGGAGCTGGAGAACTGGGGGCACTGGGGCCGGAACGCCTCGGCTCCGGCCGCCTGGCCGGGCCTCCTCCTCCCGGTCCTGGCCCTGGCCGCGGTGGTGCTGGCCGGGCCGCGGCTGCTGGCGGCCCGGGGTCGGGCCCTCCGCGCCGAGGGCCGCCTCGGCGCCTACGCGGCGCCGCTGCTGCTGGTGGCGCTGGCCTTCCTGGCCTGGTCCCACCGCCAGCCGGACGGCGGCCCGCCCCTCCTGCTGGTCGCCGCCGTGCTGGCGATCGTGGCCGGCTGCGCCGCGGTGGCGGCGGCCGACCTCGACGGCCGGCTGCTGCTGGCGACCGGCCTCCTGGCGCCGTGGGCCGGCCTCGGCGCGGCGGGCTGGAACGGCCTCGAGACCCAGGCGCCGCCGCTGACCGGGCTCCTGGCCGGGGTCGGCCTGGGGGCCATCGGCCTGGCCGCCGTGCTGCTCGCCCAGCGCCGCGTCCGCGAGGTCGGCCCCTGGCTCACGGCCGGCGCCGCGGCGCTGCTGGTGGGCGCCCAGCTCGACGTCACCTTCGGGTGGGACCGCCTCGACGGCGCCGGCGCCGCGCCCTTCATCGCCGTCCACCTCCTCCTGGTCGGCGGCCTGCAGGCGGTGGCCGCCCGCACCGGGCGCCACGCCGTCGCGGTGACCGCGGCCGTCAGCAGCTTCCTGGCGGCCGCGCTGGCCCACGCCCAGGCCCGGGGCGCCGGCGCCGCGCTGGCACTGGCCGCCGCGCTCTGGCTCCTGCAGGTGGCCGTCCCGTGGTGGGAGCTCAGGCGCGGCGCCACCTCGCGGGTCCTCCTCTGGGCGCCGGCCGCCGCCAGCGCCCTCTTCCTGCTCCTCTTCCGCCAGCACCTGCACGACCTCGACCTGGCCTGGCTGGTCGGCCCGGTGGCCCTGATCCAGGCCCTGGCGCTGGTGCCGCACCTGCTGGTCCTGCTCCGCACCCCCGGCGCCCTCGAGGCGGAGCGCTCCCGCATCGTGGTGGTGGCCGGCGCCATCCTGGCGCTCGTCACCGCCGCCATCCCGCTCCAGCTCGAGAAGGAGTGGATCACCCTCGGCCTGGCGCTGCTGGCCACCGCCCTGGCCTGGCTGCACGGCCGGGTGCCCCACCGCGGCCTGCTCCTCTGGATCCTCGGCCTGGCCGTGGCGGTGGGGGTGCGGCTGGGGCTCAACCTCGAGGTGCTGCAGTACCACCCGCGCTCGGGCACGCCGGTCTGGAACTTCTGGCTCCTCGCCTACGGCGTCCCGGCGCTGGCCATGCTGGCCGCGGCCCGCCTGCTGCGCGGTCAGGACGACCGGCTCCGCCCCGACCTGCCGCGCCTGGCGCCGCTCCTCACCGGCCTGGGCGGCCTGCTCCTCTTCCTGCTCCTCAACCTGGAGATCGCCGACGCCTTCTCGGAGGGGAGCCAGGTGGTGCTGCGGCTGCGCGGCAGCCTGGCCTACGACCTGGCGCTCACCATCGGCTGGGCCTGCTTCGCCATCGCGCTGCTGGCCGCCGGCGTGGCGCTGGGCAGCCGGGCCACCCGGGTGGCCTCCATCGCGCTGCTGGCGGTGACGGTGGTGAAGGGCTTCCTGCTCGACCTCGGCAGCCTGAGCGGGCTCTACCGGGTGGCCAGCTTCGTGGGGCTGGCTGTGAGCCTGGCGCTGGTGGCGGTGGTGCTGCAGAAGTTCGTCCTGGGCGACCGCGGGGGGAAGGCGTGA
- a CDS encoding DUF3999 family protein, giving the protein MSETSTPTSTSTSTPTSTSIPPPTRPHMPRPLALLLLAALPALATESAREVLPSGAGPQRLELDAAALLASARADLGDLRLADAAGREVPYLLVAPASPAGRWVPARLLPVHATRRESGFEADLGAARLVSGLRLEGLPEPFLKRCRLEGSGDRVRWTELLGEATLFALPADELRLLTLTFSPGAYRYLRLTWDDRSSGRLPLPVGAAAFAPEAGPPSPAPLRVPLAVERRPSEPGVSRFGLRLPGPRLPVRAVILDVPGDRLHRRAALLEARLGAGRLEPLRLGEATLRRVVRDGAGAEALRLEIARPEELELELRVEDGDSGPLPLAGAAAELEPLPWLYFEATGPAPLTLRSGEPERAAPRYDLEAARPGLASVRIATARLGAAAAAPTPATASPFEAAGAPLDERAFRWSRAVAAAPPGLAAVRLDAAVVARTRGLADLRLMGPDGRQVPYLLEAREEPLVVALPALAPAPAGPLHRPGVTVHALRLPEPALPPARLVLSTSSRLFERRVRLHEERPQAEGGPRLLAEATWRHADPGRAAAPLTLALPALAEATLLLEVDDGDNAPLPLGPPSLLLPGWRLRFLHPGPPLRLLHGAEGVDAPRYDLALLAPRLRAAPALEVALGPPAPPAPPPRLRPATLAWAALVAGVAALLWLLARLVRHRG; this is encoded by the coding sequence GTGAGCGAGACCTCGACCCCGACCTCGACCTCGACCTCGACCCCGACCTCGACCTCGATCCCTCCCCCGACCAGGCCCCACATGCCCCGCCCGCTCGCCCTCCTCCTCCTGGCCGCCCTCCCCGCCCTGGCCACCGAGTCGGCCCGGGAGGTGCTCCCCTCCGGCGCGGGCCCGCAGCGGCTGGAGCTGGACGCGGCCGCGCTCCTGGCCTCCGCCCGGGCCGACCTCGGCGACCTGCGGCTCGCCGACGCCGCCGGCCGCGAGGTGCCCTACCTGCTGGTGGCGCCGGCCTCGCCGGCCGGGCGCTGGGTGCCGGCGCGCCTCCTCCCCGTCCACGCCACCCGCAGGGAGAGCGGGTTCGAGGCCGACCTCGGGGCGGCCCGGCTCGTGAGCGGCCTCCGGCTCGAGGGGCTGCCCGAGCCCTTCCTCAAGCGCTGCCGCCTGGAGGGGAGCGGCGACCGCGTCCGCTGGACCGAGCTCCTCGGCGAGGCCACCCTCTTCGCCCTGCCGGCCGACGAGCTCCGCCTCCTCACCCTGACCTTCAGCCCCGGCGCGTACCGCTACCTCAGGCTCACCTGGGACGATCGCTCCAGCGGCCGCCTGCCCCTGCCGGTTGGCGCGGCCGCCTTCGCGCCGGAGGCCGGGCCGCCCTCGCCGGCCCCGCTGCGCGTGCCGCTGGCCGTGGAGCGACGCCCGAGCGAGCCGGGGGTCTCGCGCTTCGGCCTCCGGCTGCCCGGCCCGCGCCTGCCGGTGCGGGCGGTGATCCTCGACGTGCCCGGCGACCGGCTCCACCGCCGCGCCGCGCTGCTGGAGGCCCGCCTCGGCGCGGGGCGGCTCGAGCCGCTCCGGCTCGGCGAGGCCACGCTGCGCCGGGTGGTGCGGGACGGGGCCGGCGCCGAGGCGCTGCGCCTGGAGATCGCCCGGCCGGAGGAGCTGGAGCTCGAGCTGCGCGTCGAGGACGGCGACAGCGGCCCCCTGCCCCTGGCCGGCGCGGCCGCCGAGCTGGAGCCGCTGCCCTGGCTCTACTTCGAGGCCACCGGCCCCGCGCCGCTGACGCTGCGCTCCGGCGAGCCGGAGCGGGCGGCGCCGCGCTACGACCTCGAGGCGGCGCGCCCGGGGCTGGCCTCCGTGCGGATCGCCACCGCCCGGCTCGGCGCCGCCGCGGCGGCCCCCACGCCGGCCACGGCGTCCCCCTTCGAGGCGGCCGGCGCCCCGCTCGACGAGCGGGCCTTCCGCTGGTCGCGCGCCGTGGCCGCCGCGCCGCCCGGCCTGGCCGCGGTGCGGCTCGACGCCGCCGTGGTGGCCCGCACCCGCGGGCTGGCCGACCTGCGGCTCATGGGCCCCGACGGCCGGCAGGTCCCGTACCTGCTGGAGGCGCGAGAGGAGCCGCTGGTGGTGGCGCTGCCGGCGCTCGCGCCGGCCCCGGCGGGCCCGCTCCATCGCCCGGGGGTCACCGTGCACGCGCTCCGCCTCCCCGAGCCGGCGCTGCCGCCGGCGCGGCTGGTGCTCTCCACCTCCTCCCGCCTCTTCGAGCGGCGGGTCCGGCTGCACGAGGAGCGGCCCCAGGCCGAGGGCGGTCCGCGCCTGCTGGCCGAGGCCACCTGGCGCCACGCCGATCCGGGCCGCGCCGCCGCGCCGCTCACCCTGGCGCTGCCGGCCCTGGCCGAGGCTACCCTCCTCCTGGAGGTGGACGACGGCGACAACGCGCCGCTGCCGCTCGGCCCGCCCAGCCTGCTCCTGCCCGGCTGGCGGCTCAGGTTCCTCCACCCGGGCCCGCCGCTGCGGCTCCTGCACGGCGCCGAGGGCGTGGACGCCCCGCGCTACGACCTGGCGCTCCTGGCGCCGCGCCTGCGCGCCGCGCCGGCCCTGGAGGTGGCGCTCGGCCCGCCCGCGCCGCCCGCGCCGCCGCCGCGGCTCAGGCCGGCCACGCTGGCCTGGGCGGCGCTGGTGGCCGGAGTGGCCGCCCTGCTCTGGCTGCTGGCCAGGCTGGTGCGCCACCGCGGCTGA
- a CDS encoding AgmX/PglI C-terminal domain-containing protein — MKFVCDRCGKKYATAEDPSPGKVYKLKCRACGHLIVVKAQAGTSTTIPALSSSEAAGAVNAAQPPAELEIEIEPESASSRPAQGSVDPVEGDRSPEPQLVDDSAIVLDQPPLPPEVASAADGAVAMPDTAAAPLEPPLPAAPPPEKDELADFAAAAAEVMAAPTADQRPGFVDLFADGITGERPARPADDAFTAAARASLPDGYVGSGAESFVAPPAEPPRPAPEPPKVSPPRPAARPPEKKGGSPLVFVGLGVVLIGAITAVAIGRGGKKDEPQPPPPVAIPATAPQRAEPEPAPPAPRVVEPAPEPARPAPVEKKVEPRPEPPRPKVVERRPEPKPEPKPEPVKVAVAPPPPPPPEEPRVETREVQLPDAESALTPEVVQKVITANRKAFASCIASAGEDVKLDGRKVVLKLTVNANGAVTYPTLDDVTLNPTEMGQCLKSAARLMIFPKFKGDPFHVEVPLTLSN, encoded by the coding sequence ATGAAATTCGTGTGCGACCGGTGCGGGAAGAAGTACGCGACCGCCGAGGATCCATCCCCCGGTAAGGTCTACAAGCTCAAGTGCCGGGCCTGCGGCCACCTCATCGTGGTGAAGGCGCAGGCTGGCACGAGCACGACCATCCCCGCCCTCTCCAGCTCGGAGGCGGCCGGGGCGGTCAACGCCGCACAGCCCCCGGCGGAGCTCGAGATCGAGATCGAGCCCGAGTCCGCCTCCAGCCGGCCTGCCCAGGGGTCGGTCGACCCCGTGGAAGGCGATCGGTCGCCCGAGCCCCAGCTGGTCGACGACTCCGCCATCGTGCTGGACCAGCCACCCCTGCCGCCGGAGGTGGCCAGCGCCGCCGACGGCGCCGTCGCCATGCCGGACACGGCTGCCGCGCCGCTCGAGCCGCCGCTCCCGGCGGCGCCGCCGCCCGAGAAGGACGAGCTGGCCGACTTCGCCGCGGCGGCCGCCGAGGTCATGGCTGCGCCCACGGCGGACCAGCGCCCCGGCTTCGTGGACCTGTTCGCCGACGGGATCACCGGCGAGCGGCCGGCCAGGCCGGCCGACGACGCCTTCACCGCCGCGGCCCGCGCCTCCCTGCCGGACGGGTACGTGGGCAGCGGCGCCGAGTCCTTCGTGGCGCCGCCGGCCGAGCCGCCGCGCCCCGCCCCGGAGCCACCCAAGGTCTCGCCGCCCAGGCCGGCCGCCCGCCCCCCCGAGAAGAAGGGTGGCTCGCCGCTGGTCTTCGTGGGGCTCGGCGTGGTGCTCATCGGCGCCATCACCGCGGTGGCCATCGGCCGCGGCGGCAAGAAGGACGAGCCCCAGCCTCCGCCACCGGTGGCCATCCCGGCGACCGCACCGCAGCGCGCCGAGCCCGAGCCGGCCCCGCCAGCGCCCAGGGTGGTGGAGCCGGCGCCCGAGCCGGCCAGGCCGGCACCGGTCGAGAAGAAGGTGGAGCCCCGGCCCGAGCCGCCCCGGCCCAAGGTGGTGGAGCGGCGACCCGAGCCGAAGCCGGAGCCGAAGCCGGAGCCGGTCAAGGTGGCGGTGGCCCCCCCGCCCCCGCCGCCACCGGAGGAGCCCCGGGTCGAGACCCGGGAGGTGCAGCTGCCCGACGCGGAGTCGGCGCTCACGCCCGAGGTGGTGCAGAAGGTCATCACCGCCAACCGCAAGGCCTTCGCCAGCTGCATCGCCTCGGCGGGCGAGGACGTGAAGCTGGACGGTCGCAAGGTGGTGCTGAAGCTCACCGTGAACGCCAACGGCGCCGTCACCTACCCGACGCTGGACGACGTGACCCTCAACCCGACCGAGATGGGCCAGTGCCTGAAGAGCGCGGCGCGGCTCATGATCTTCCCGAAGTTCAAGGGCGATCCGTTCCACGTCGAGGTGCCGCTGACGCTCAGCAACTGA